From a single Okeanomitos corallinicola TIOX110 genomic region:
- a CDS encoding response regulator has protein sequence MQGNLNEIDICSILQLIELGQRTGQLWVESHQTYQGNKIGSNNPPYNRSATESQAKSWFVFFLNGQIVYCQAGESNLSRIDDYLRHYRVEKRLNRTQIVALASTNSPEYAYIWLLLEQNIITPQAAKNIIHGLVHETLFDLLSLHQGSFIFDLGTGLVPQLTSLAIGDLVTKITKQVQEWKQLYPHIQSPEQLPILADLPRLTESLPAATVNKLQNWADGKVSLRQLARYLNRDILTVAKAIYPYVQQGWLQLVYSGTSTPSMTTSTWEEKNKYKGRVVCIEDAIAICENVESILRPQGYEAISMTKPLEALSLVFQIKPNLILCDIAMPELDGYEICAMLRHSTAFKLVPIIMLTGKEGFIDRVRASMLGATDYLTKPFTDTELIMLVEKYIDKDSSVKI, from the coding sequence ATGCAGGGAAATTTAAATGAAATTGATATTTGTAGTATCCTACAGCTAATTGAATTAGGGCAAAGAACCGGTCAGTTATGGGTAGAGTCGCATCAGACCTATCAGGGTAACAAAATCGGTAGTAACAACCCCCCTTACAATCGTTCTGCTACCGAGAGTCAAGCCAAGTCATGGTTTGTATTTTTTCTAAACGGTCAAATAGTCTACTGTCAAGCTGGAGAAAGTAATTTATCTAGAATTGATGACTATTTGCGGCATTACCGAGTTGAAAAAAGACTCAATAGAACACAAATTGTGGCTTTGGCATCTACGAATTCCCCAGAATATGCTTATATTTGGTTACTGTTAGAACAAAATATTATTACTCCACAAGCAGCTAAGAATATTATTCATGGATTAGTACATGAGACACTATTTGATCTGTTGAGTTTACACCAAGGTAGTTTTATTTTCGATTTAGGTACAGGACTTGTTCCCCAATTAACCAGTTTAGCAATTGGAGATTTAGTGACAAAAATCACCAAGCAAGTCCAGGAATGGAAGCAGCTATATCCCCATATTCAATCACCAGAACAGTTACCAATTTTAGCTGATCTACCTAGATTAACAGAATCCCTACCAGCAGCGACAGTCAATAAGTTACAAAATTGGGCAGATGGGAAAGTATCCCTGCGCCAATTGGCTCGTTATCTCAACCGTGATATTTTAACGGTAGCGAAAGCAATATATCCCTATGTACAACAGGGATGGTTACAATTGGTATATTCAGGTACATCTACCCCTAGTATGACAACATCTACATGGGAAGAGAAAAATAAATATAAAGGACGGGTAGTATGTATTGAAGATGCGATCGCTATCTGTGAAAATGTAGAGTCAATATTAAGACCCCAGGGATATGAAGCGATTTCTATGACAAAACCGTTAGAAGCCCTCAGTCTGGTATTTCAAATTAAACCGAACCTAATTTTATGCGACATTGCAATGCCCGAATTAGATGGATATGAAATTTGCGCTATGCTACGACATTCTACAGCATTTAAACTTGTACCCATCATCATGCTAACAGGTAAGGAAGGATTTATTGATCGAGTTAGAGCTAGTATGCTTGGAGCTACAGACTACTTAACAAAACCATTTACCGATACAGAATTAATTATGCTTGTAGAAAAATACATTGACAAAGATTCTAGTGTAAAAATATAA
- a CDS encoding response regulator, translated as MSTVLIVEDSIAQREMITDLLKASGLKVNHAGDGVEALEAIQLTPPDLVVLDIVMPRMNGYELCRRLKSDPKTQNVPVVMCSSKGEEFDRYWGMKQGADAYIAKPFQPTELVGTVKQLLRG; from the coding sequence ATGAGTACAGTTCTGATTGTCGAAGATAGTATTGCCCAAAGGGAGATGATCACCGATCTTCTCAAAGCCAGTGGCTTAAAAGTTAATCATGCTGGTGATGGAGTAGAAGCTTTAGAAGCTATTCAACTAACACCACCGGATCTAGTAGTTTTAGATATTGTCATGCCTAGAATGAACGGATACGAACTATGTCGGCGCTTAAAATCCGATCCCAAAACCCAAAACGTCCCCGTAGTCATGTGTTCTTCCAAAGGAGAAGAATTTGATCGCTACTGGGGGATGAAACAGGGAGCAGATGCTTACATAGCCAAACCATTTCAACCAACGGAATTGGTAGGAACAGTTAAACAACTGCTGCGGGGATAA